In a genomic window of Urocitellus parryii isolate mUroPar1 chromosome 2, mUroPar1.hap1, whole genome shotgun sequence:
- the LOC144250142 gene encoding uncharacterized protein LOC144250142 codes for MAWEFAALVTSRSRRGTVKLNTEQLRLKVCLQRSRAPSATPLSQKPASSPAASPAAGITGVCRRARLRGTRFLTMVLQTVAGVSRRRLRELGAMPGAGHLATGDRKTKDCKSRQEKVLRGQEETPVAEHRNWLSLTAGDVCFMY; via the exons ATGGCCTGGGAATTTGCAGCACTTGTTACATCTAGAAGCAGAAGAGGGACAGTGAAATTGAACACAGAACAACTGCGGCTGAAAGTCTGCTTACAGAGGAGTAGGGCACCCTCTGCCACTCCACTCAGCCAGAAACCTGCCTCCTCACCAGCTG cctccccagctgctgggatcacaggcgtgtgccgcCGTGCCCGACTAAGAGGGACAAGATTTTTGACAATG GTCTTGCAAACGGTTGCTGGGGTGAGCCGTCGACGACTGAGAGAGCTGGGAGCCATGCCAGGGGCTGGGCATCTGGCTACTGGCGATCGTAAGACAAAAGACTGCAAGTCGAGGCAAGAAAAAGTCCTCAGAGGTCAAGAGGAGACTCCGGTGGCAGAGCACAGAAACTGGCTTTCCCTTACGGCAGGGGATGTCTGCTTCATGTACTGA